In a single window of the Elaeis guineensis isolate ETL-2024a chromosome 8, EG11, whole genome shotgun sequence genome:
- the LOC105049941 gene encoding protein transport protein sft2, giving the protein MQTAQAWFAGGPSNNEEQKSASSLLADWNSYAASRSTEASGSAALAFDLEAAVRTANDKVTGTFNVVSKGVRELPGSFQNATSSVPSGKALMYFGLLLASGVFFIFVAFTMFLPVMVLMPQKFAICFTLGCILIIGSFFALKGPKNQLAHMCSKERLPFTLGFTGSMVGTIYVSMVLHSYILSVLFSVLQVLALAYYSVSYFPGGSAGLKFLSSTLTSSILKCFGR; this is encoded by the exons ATGCAGACCGCGCAGGCTTGGTTCGCCGGAGGCCCGAGCAATAACGAGGAGCAGAAGTCGGCTTCCTCCCTCCTCGCCGACTGGAACTCGTACGCCGCCTCCAGATCCACCGAGGCGAGCGGGTCCGCCGCCCTCGCGTTCGATCTCGAGGCCGCCGTCAGGACGGCCAACGATAAGGTCACCGGGACCTTCAACGT GGTGTCTAAAGGTGTGAGGGAATTACCTGGGAGCTTCCAAAATGCTACTAGCAGTGTTCCGTCTGGAAAGGCTCTCATGTACTTTGGGCTGCTCCTTGCCAGTGGCGTGttctttatttttgttgcatTCACTATGTTCCTTCCAGTCATGGTGCTGATGCCTCAGAAATTTGCTATCTGCTTTACTCTTGGTTGCATCTTGATTATTGGATCGTTCTTTGCTCTTAAAGGTCCCAAGAATCAGCTGGCTCACATGTGTTCAAAAGAG AGACTTCCATTCACATTGGGATTTACTGGCAGCATGGTGGGTACCATTTATGTTTCCATGGTGCTTCACAGTTACATTCTCTCTGTTCTCTTTTCTGTGCTCCAG GTTCTTGCACTTGCATACTATTCTGTATCATACTTTCCGGGAGGATCTGCTGGGCTGAAGTTTCTGTCTTCAACTCTTACGTCTTCAATATTGAAATGCTTTGGCAGGTGA